From one [Ruminococcus] lactaris ATCC 29176 genomic stretch:
- a CDS encoding amidohydrolase family protein: MKKERKVIDAHLHIFGHCEFGDRLAHGIGDEPTQEYLTEKYYGRLGIEKGIVMGNGPLEEQGKNLGEYFYYSAGLDEKDSWLKLEEIESHLQRKRCVGVKLYPGYYELYPNDKSLYPIYKMTEEYGKVLSVHTGMVAGNGGHLKYCRPIHLDDIATDFPGLKIVMCHFGNPFLQEAAAVLEKNPNMYADLSGLIEGAFETETFIKDQSGYLEILKSWMHYVSDYGKFIYGTDWPAVNCFEYREFIKRLVPEQYHEKVFYENAVRVYGLV; the protein is encoded by the coding sequence ATGAAAAAAGAAAGAAAAGTAATTGATGCACATCTTCATATTTTCGGTCATTGTGAATTTGGAGACCGTCTGGCACATGGGATCGGAGATGAACCTACGCAGGAATACCTGACTGAAAAATATTATGGCAGATTGGGAATTGAAAAAGGGATTGTGATGGGGAATGGCCCGTTGGAAGAGCAGGGAAAGAATCTGGGGGAGTACTTTTACTATAGTGCCGGACTGGATGAGAAGGATTCCTGGCTGAAGCTGGAGGAGATCGAGTCACATCTTCAGAGAAAACGCTGTGTAGGTGTGAAACTGTATCCGGGATATTATGAACTTTATCCCAATGATAAAAGTCTGTATCCCATTTATAAAATGACGGAAGAATATGGGAAAGTTCTATCAGTTCATACGGGGATGGTTGCCGGAAATGGCGGGCATCTGAAGTATTGCAGACCGATCCATCTGGACGATATAGCGACAGATTTTCCAGGTTTGAAGATTGTGATGTGCCATTTTGGAAATCCGTTTTTACAGGAGGCAGCGGCCGTATTAGAGAAAAATCCAAATATGTATGCAGATCTTTCAGGATTGATAGAAGGTGCTTTTGAAACGGAAACGTTTATAAAAGATCAGTCAGGTTACCTGGAAATTTTGAAATCATGGATGCATTATGTCAGCGATTATGGTAAATTTATATATGGGACAGACTGGCCTGCGGTCAACTGTTTTGAATATAGAGAGTTTATAAAAAGGCTGGTGCCGGAGCAATATCATGAAAAAGTATTTTATGAGAATGCAGTCCGCGTGTATGGCCTGGTATAG